One window of Athalia rosae chromosome 2, iyAthRosa1.1, whole genome shotgun sequence genomic DNA carries:
- the LOC105692060 gene encoding blastoderm-specific protein 25D isoform X2 — MEGSCNDPYEQQLLAVFESCQIEGESGLDENGLRSLCDKLQLEERGKELISCLLEETPSRKSVSFYEFRDGLLALLGNAQDGISNYSDKEFPNESLQSMNSTRLSTKKYGRRSKPKDQNTDLVDFQHLDGARNEIWKGIDGILNQDFKIVDPKLRDIFATITSSSDRSELPILSQYIGMPMLPKQTLEQIFDKLDMDHDGRINLEEFLLIFKSGKVLQDQLAPGWTAGSRIDIIKQDSEKESIHIRGPHHTGYARSSMVVDMWEVAGVPDAATLLSDLGFTSPDVSLTELTNILCEELKSLRDESDNRVMGTHISLLKAALVLYQEEVRSLNTLVEHLSGERDKLRADIAEANQRASLLAQEVDEHHMCLEKSSQNQMKQLELKNAEIVKDLTNQLNSERESNVATLKLMDQRLQTLQQEDNRIRTELDNVLSENHILETENQNLSEHVSKLRLSNNQLQMQVQTLAAEHDEVEHVEAKENEVVVSLLDRIKRLQTDNALLRDQNDELTSELELLNNGEFDSKNSGRNTSAESEILAARVAELEELLRSKKLSNEQELSELKVVLEKVTKELLSIVTEKNNDGTFDSSGLKEKILEIIHGVDTSVSVYSSSGETDIMRSLANELEAESEQQTSESRRDFVKNKSDKGKFDKKAAGSDGIVQNIDKNFNNLDTKSVSKNKMTSLRDYPPRRDENNADQSKIEREKSNVFYNVRQSPSSDKSKVNKCENLKDGKDFDKITEILQEVEEKHLTEKRQLMERTIELERSLDLLRTEYEQCEDYWAGKLEEERQLFEQEQRISDEKFSELIAKMAEYEEQFGPGDKDQNDGRLSPIEERFNLEQQYTHLEAEFNDWKSQAEDELLRKEKEIHDLREKLQNSKHLLTCDSFVQCPDESDIPVTTTSVNLISSVTSSPTEVVVSPQTLNYSSPSIQSHNNGLHESDAPTLNESLRLQNIPESESTNSEAGPRATRMSSCLHGCNCHQIQSYSVAEDLCRAHREELRRLHQLKMTIDTDCNSLMRRKELLMQEVLKLQNIRAMSCSCAQMDGGEQACRIDLNVLQALNTRLQSQEQKCRQFQILLKQQQQHTERILHQTWKQHRNEITDLQFVLRGTQEKLQQQLQAYKEQAERLARADVLAKDLYLENTYLMASIERLEQHCHMLTQCSTKSTSV, encoded by the exons ATGGAGGGAAGCTGCAATGATCCTTATGAACAGCAACTTCTAGCTGTGTTTGAAAGTTGTCAGATAGAAGGAGAGTCTGGTCTGGATGAAAATGGCTTACGTTCATTGTGTGACAAGTTACAGCTCGAAGAGAGGGGGAAAGAGTTGATATCTTGTCTTCTCGAAGAAACTCCTAGTAGAAAATCCGTTTCCTTTTATGAATTTCGAGATGGCCTTTTAGCTTTATTAGGAAACGCTCAAGATGGAATTTCAAACTACTCAGATAAGGAATTTCCTAATGAGTCATTGCAAAGTATGAATTCAACCCGACTAAGTACTAAAAAGTATGGCCGTCGATCAAAACCTAAGGACCAGAATACAGATTTAGTCGACTTTCAACATTTAG ATGGTGCGAGGAATGAAATATGGAAGGGCATTGATGGTATCCTGAATCAAGATTTTAAAATAGTTGATCCAAAACTCCGGGATATTTTTGCTACAATTACTTCAAGCTCAGATCGATCAGAGTTACCTATTTTATCTCAATACATTGGTATGCCAATGCTTCCTAAACAg acacttgaacaaatttttgacAAACTCGATATGGATCACGACGGAAGAATAAACCTGGAAGAATTTCTCTTGATATTCAAAAGTGGTAAAGTCTTGCAGGATCAATTAGCTCCAGGATGGACGGCTGGTTCTCGTATTGATATTATAAAACAGGATTCTGAGAAAGAGAGTATCCACATACGTGGCCCACACCATACAGG CTATGCCCGGAGCAGCATGGTTGTGGATATGTGGGAAGTTGCAGGGGTTCCAGATGCGGCTACACTTTTGTCTGACCTAGGTTTTACCAGTCCAGATGTTAGTCTCACGGAATTGACGAATATCCTCTGTGAAGAGCTAAAAAGTCTACGAGATGAATCCGATAATAGGGTCATGGGAACCCACATCAGCCTGTTGAAAGCAGCGCTTGTACTATATCAAGAAGAGGTCAGAAGTCTCAA CACTTTAGTGGAGCATTTGAGTGGCGAAAGAGACAAGTTACGAGCTGATATTGCAGAAGCTAACCAAAGAGCTAGTTTGTTAGCGCAAGAAGTTGACGAACATCATATGTGCTTGGAGAAGTCCAGCCAAAATCAGATGAAACAactcgaattgaaaaatgctgAAATTGTAAAAGACCTAACAAATCAGCTTAATTCTGAACGCGAATCAAATGTAGCTACTTTAAAGTTGATGGACCAAAGGTTGCAAACCCTTCAACAAGAGGATAATCGAATCCGAACTGAACTAGATAATGTGCTGTCGGAAAACCATATTCTTGAAACTGAAAACCAAAACTTATCGGAACATGTTTCCAAACTAAGGTTGTCCAATAATCAGCTGCAGATGCAAGTACAAACGTTAGCTGCGGAACACGATGAG GTTGAACATGttgaagcaaaagaaaatgagGTCGTGGTGTCTCTGTTGGATCGGATAAAAAGGCTTCAAACTGATAATGCTTTATTGCGAGATCAAAATGATGAACTTACGTCTGAGCTGGAGCTCCTGAATAATGGGGAATTCGACTCAAAAAACTCTGG GAGGAACACTTCTGCCGAGTCGGAAATTTTGGCTGCTAGAGTAGCAGAGTTAGAAGAACTTTTACGGTCGAAGAAACTATCCAAT GAGCAAGAGTTATCTGAACTGAAAGTCGTACTCGAAAAAGTGACAAAAGAACTACTAAGCATAGTGACAGAAAAGAACAATGATGGCACATTTGACAGTAGTGgcttgaaagagaaaatattagaaataaTACATGGAGTGGATACAAGTGTATCAGTGTACTCCAGTTCTGGAGAAACAGATATTATGAGAAGTTTAGCAAATGAACTCGAAGCCGAAAGTGAACAGCAAACAAGTGAATCACGCCGagattttgtgaaaaataaatctgataaaggaaaatttgataaaaaagcAGCAGGAAGTGACGGTATAGTGCAAAATATTGATAAGAATTTCAATAATCTAGATACTAAAAGTgtctcaaaaaataaaatgacaagTCTTCGTGACTATCCACCTCGGCGGGATGAGAACAATGCGGATCAATctaaaatagaaagagaaaagagcaATGTCTTTTATAATGTTAGACAATCACCCAGTAGTGATAAATCTAAAGTGAATAAATGTGAAAATCTCAAAGATGGTAaagattttgataaaattacggAAATTCTTCAAGAGGTGGAAGAAAAACATTTAACCGAGAAGAGACAGCTTATGGAACGTACTATCGAATTGGAAAGAAGTTTAGATTTGCTCCGAACCGAGTATGAACAATGCGAAGACTATTGGGCAGGCAAACTTGAGGAAGAACGGCAATTATTTGAACAAGAACAGAGAATCAGTGATGAGAAGTTTTCCGAACTTATTGCTAAAATGGCTGAATATGAGGAGCAATTTGGTCCAGGGGATAAAGATCAAAATGACGGTCGACTATCTCCCATAGAAGAACGATTCAACCTTGAGCAACAG TATACACATCTAGAGGCAGAATTCAATGATTGGAAATCCCAAGCAGAAGATGAATTattgagaaaagagaaagagattcATGATTTGCGTGAAAAGTTACAAAATAGCAAGCACCTTTTGACCTGTGATAGTTTTGTACAGTGTCCGGACGAATCTGATATACCTGTTACTACTACTTCGGtcaatttaatttcatctGTAACATCTAGTCCAACTGAAGTGGTTGTTTCTCCACAAACTCTAAATTATTCTTCCCCATCCATACAGTCTCATAATAATGGTTTACACGAGTCTGACGCCCCTACGCTAAATGAATCACTTAGGCTGCAGAAtattccagagtccgaaagtaCGAATTCTGAAGCAGGACCACGTGCAACAAGAATGTCATCTTGCTTGCACGGTTGCAACTGTCATCAAATACAGTCCTACTCCGTTGCTGAAGATTTATGTCGGGCCCATAGAGAAGAGTTGAGACGGTTGCATCAATTGAAAATGACTATCGATACAGATTGCAATTCCCTGATGAGACGAAAAGAATTACTTATGCAAGAGGTATTGAAACTTCAAAATATTCGAGCTATGAGCTGTTCGTGTGCTCAGATGGATGGTGGAGAACAAGCTTGTCGCATCGATCTAAATGTACTACAAGCACTGAATACACGATTACAATCCCAAGAGCAAAAGTGTCGTCAGTTCCAAATATTGCTcaaacaacagcaacagcataCGGAGAGAATTTTGCATC AAACTTGGAAACAGCATCGGAATGAAATTACAGATTTGCAATTCGTACTGCGTGGTACGCAAGAGAAACTACAACAACAATTGCAAGCATATAAAGAACAG GCTGAAAGACTAGCAAGAGCTGATGTGCTTGCTAAAGATTTATACTTAGAGAACACATACTTGATGGCCAGTATTGAACGCCTTGAACAGCACTGTCACATGTTAACGCAGTGTAGTACCAAGTCAACGTCAGTATGA
- the LOC105692060 gene encoding blastoderm-specific protein 25D isoform X1, translated as MEGSCNDPYEQQLLAVFESCQIEGESGLDENGLRSLCDKLQLEERGKELISCLLEETPSRKSVSFYEFRDGLLALLGNAQDGISNYSDKEFPNESLQSMNSTRLSTKKYGRRSKPKDQNTDLVDFQHLDGARNEIWKGIDGILNQDFKIVDPKLRDIFATITSSSDRSELPILSQYIGMPMLPKQTLEQIFDKLDMDHDGRINLEEFLLIFKSGKVLQDQLAPGWTAGSRIDIIKQDSEKESIHIRGPHHTGYARSSMVVDMWEVAGVPDAATLLSDLGFTSPDVSLTELTNILCEELKSLRDESDNRVMGTHISLLKAALVLYQEEVRSLNTLVEHLSGERDKLRADIAEANQRASLLAQEVDEHHMCLEKSSQNQMKQLELKNAEIVKDLTNQLNSERESNVATLKLMDQRLQTLQQEDNRIRTELDNVLSENHILETENQNLSEHVSKLRLSNNQLQMQVQTLAAEHDEVEHVEAKENEVVVSLLDRIKRLQTDNALLRDQNDELTSELELLNNGEFDSKNSGRNTSAESEILAARVAELEELLRSKKLSNENVLICSNNSNGNIESQEQELSELKVVLEKVTKELLSIVTEKNNDGTFDSSGLKEKILEIIHGVDTSVSVYSSSGETDIMRSLANELEAESEQQTSESRRDFVKNKSDKGKFDKKAAGSDGIVQNIDKNFNNLDTKSVSKNKMTSLRDYPPRRDENNADQSKIEREKSNVFYNVRQSPSSDKSKVNKCENLKDGKDFDKITEILQEVEEKHLTEKRQLMERTIELERSLDLLRTEYEQCEDYWAGKLEEERQLFEQEQRISDEKFSELIAKMAEYEEQFGPGDKDQNDGRLSPIEERFNLEQQYTHLEAEFNDWKSQAEDELLRKEKEIHDLREKLQNSKHLLTCDSFVQCPDESDIPVTTTSVNLISSVTSSPTEVVVSPQTLNYSSPSIQSHNNGLHESDAPTLNESLRLQNIPESESTNSEAGPRATRMSSCLHGCNCHQIQSYSVAEDLCRAHREELRRLHQLKMTIDTDCNSLMRRKELLMQEVLKLQNIRAMSCSCAQMDGGEQACRIDLNVLQALNTRLQSQEQKCRQFQILLKQQQQHTERILHQTWKQHRNEITDLQFVLRGTQEKLQQQLQAYKEQAERLARADVLAKDLYLENTYLMASIERLEQHCHMLTQCSTKSTSV; from the exons ATGGAGGGAAGCTGCAATGATCCTTATGAACAGCAACTTCTAGCTGTGTTTGAAAGTTGTCAGATAGAAGGAGAGTCTGGTCTGGATGAAAATGGCTTACGTTCATTGTGTGACAAGTTACAGCTCGAAGAGAGGGGGAAAGAGTTGATATCTTGTCTTCTCGAAGAAACTCCTAGTAGAAAATCCGTTTCCTTTTATGAATTTCGAGATGGCCTTTTAGCTTTATTAGGAAACGCTCAAGATGGAATTTCAAACTACTCAGATAAGGAATTTCCTAATGAGTCATTGCAAAGTATGAATTCAACCCGACTAAGTACTAAAAAGTATGGCCGTCGATCAAAACCTAAGGACCAGAATACAGATTTAGTCGACTTTCAACATTTAG ATGGTGCGAGGAATGAAATATGGAAGGGCATTGATGGTATCCTGAATCAAGATTTTAAAATAGTTGATCCAAAACTCCGGGATATTTTTGCTACAATTACTTCAAGCTCAGATCGATCAGAGTTACCTATTTTATCTCAATACATTGGTATGCCAATGCTTCCTAAACAg acacttgaacaaatttttgacAAACTCGATATGGATCACGACGGAAGAATAAACCTGGAAGAATTTCTCTTGATATTCAAAAGTGGTAAAGTCTTGCAGGATCAATTAGCTCCAGGATGGACGGCTGGTTCTCGTATTGATATTATAAAACAGGATTCTGAGAAAGAGAGTATCCACATACGTGGCCCACACCATACAGG CTATGCCCGGAGCAGCATGGTTGTGGATATGTGGGAAGTTGCAGGGGTTCCAGATGCGGCTACACTTTTGTCTGACCTAGGTTTTACCAGTCCAGATGTTAGTCTCACGGAATTGACGAATATCCTCTGTGAAGAGCTAAAAAGTCTACGAGATGAATCCGATAATAGGGTCATGGGAACCCACATCAGCCTGTTGAAAGCAGCGCTTGTACTATATCAAGAAGAGGTCAGAAGTCTCAA CACTTTAGTGGAGCATTTGAGTGGCGAAAGAGACAAGTTACGAGCTGATATTGCAGAAGCTAACCAAAGAGCTAGTTTGTTAGCGCAAGAAGTTGACGAACATCATATGTGCTTGGAGAAGTCCAGCCAAAATCAGATGAAACAactcgaattgaaaaatgctgAAATTGTAAAAGACCTAACAAATCAGCTTAATTCTGAACGCGAATCAAATGTAGCTACTTTAAAGTTGATGGACCAAAGGTTGCAAACCCTTCAACAAGAGGATAATCGAATCCGAACTGAACTAGATAATGTGCTGTCGGAAAACCATATTCTTGAAACTGAAAACCAAAACTTATCGGAACATGTTTCCAAACTAAGGTTGTCCAATAATCAGCTGCAGATGCAAGTACAAACGTTAGCTGCGGAACACGATGAG GTTGAACATGttgaagcaaaagaaaatgagGTCGTGGTGTCTCTGTTGGATCGGATAAAAAGGCTTCAAACTGATAATGCTTTATTGCGAGATCAAAATGATGAACTTACGTCTGAGCTGGAGCTCCTGAATAATGGGGAATTCGACTCAAAAAACTCTGG GAGGAACACTTCTGCCGAGTCGGAAATTTTGGCTGCTAGAGTAGCAGAGTTAGAAGAACTTTTACGGTCGAAGAAACTATCCAAT gAAAATGTTCTAATTTGTTCCAATAATTCTAATGGAAATATTGAATCGCAGGAGCAAGAGTTATCTGAACTGAAAGTCGTACTCGAAAAAGTGACAAAAGAACTACTAAGCATAGTGACAGAAAAGAACAATGATGGCACATTTGACAGTAGTGgcttgaaagagaaaatattagaaataaTACATGGAGTGGATACAAGTGTATCAGTGTACTCCAGTTCTGGAGAAACAGATATTATGAGAAGTTTAGCAAATGAACTCGAAGCCGAAAGTGAACAGCAAACAAGTGAATCACGCCGagattttgtgaaaaataaatctgataaaggaaaatttgataaaaaagcAGCAGGAAGTGACGGTATAGTGCAAAATATTGATAAGAATTTCAATAATCTAGATACTAAAAGTgtctcaaaaaataaaatgacaagTCTTCGTGACTATCCACCTCGGCGGGATGAGAACAATGCGGATCAATctaaaatagaaagagaaaagagcaATGTCTTTTATAATGTTAGACAATCACCCAGTAGTGATAAATCTAAAGTGAATAAATGTGAAAATCTCAAAGATGGTAaagattttgataaaattacggAAATTCTTCAAGAGGTGGAAGAAAAACATTTAACCGAGAAGAGACAGCTTATGGAACGTACTATCGAATTGGAAAGAAGTTTAGATTTGCTCCGAACCGAGTATGAACAATGCGAAGACTATTGGGCAGGCAAACTTGAGGAAGAACGGCAATTATTTGAACAAGAACAGAGAATCAGTGATGAGAAGTTTTCCGAACTTATTGCTAAAATGGCTGAATATGAGGAGCAATTTGGTCCAGGGGATAAAGATCAAAATGACGGTCGACTATCTCCCATAGAAGAACGATTCAACCTTGAGCAACAG TATACACATCTAGAGGCAGAATTCAATGATTGGAAATCCCAAGCAGAAGATGAATTattgagaaaagagaaagagattcATGATTTGCGTGAAAAGTTACAAAATAGCAAGCACCTTTTGACCTGTGATAGTTTTGTACAGTGTCCGGACGAATCTGATATACCTGTTACTACTACTTCGGtcaatttaatttcatctGTAACATCTAGTCCAACTGAAGTGGTTGTTTCTCCACAAACTCTAAATTATTCTTCCCCATCCATACAGTCTCATAATAATGGTTTACACGAGTCTGACGCCCCTACGCTAAATGAATCACTTAGGCTGCAGAAtattccagagtccgaaagtaCGAATTCTGAAGCAGGACCACGTGCAACAAGAATGTCATCTTGCTTGCACGGTTGCAACTGTCATCAAATACAGTCCTACTCCGTTGCTGAAGATTTATGTCGGGCCCATAGAGAAGAGTTGAGACGGTTGCATCAATTGAAAATGACTATCGATACAGATTGCAATTCCCTGATGAGACGAAAAGAATTACTTATGCAAGAGGTATTGAAACTTCAAAATATTCGAGCTATGAGCTGTTCGTGTGCTCAGATGGATGGTGGAGAACAAGCTTGTCGCATCGATCTAAATGTACTACAAGCACTGAATACACGATTACAATCCCAAGAGCAAAAGTGTCGTCAGTTCCAAATATTGCTcaaacaacagcaacagcataCGGAGAGAATTTTGCATC AAACTTGGAAACAGCATCGGAATGAAATTACAGATTTGCAATTCGTACTGCGTGGTACGCAAGAGAAACTACAACAACAATTGCAAGCATATAAAGAACAG GCTGAAAGACTAGCAAGAGCTGATGTGCTTGCTAAAGATTTATACTTAGAGAACACATACTTGATGGCCAGTATTGAACGCCTTGAACAGCACTGTCACATGTTAACGCAGTGTAGTACCAAGTCAACGTCAGTATGA
- the LOC105691988 gene encoding uncharacterized protein LOC105691988: MSACDESSSSDDDVMLKAFKEATDSQFFNDSLFHDKKEKGDVINENAALPKSLRRPAESGEFDNQFGVTEDFKNFVAKQLAKSLDRRIQEIQHENAPESNGWKKCKGDSEGIKLLTNSRVHLTDIEIDDSQNCNDNRRQRKKLKVQDNSVERFSKCREVAVEPEWILSKVDTRLWADKRKGTVYKYKKTKDGNFTEID, encoded by the exons ATGTCAGCGTGCGATGAGTCTTCAAGCTCTGACGACGATGTTATGCTAAAAGCATTCAAGGAAGCAACGGACTCgcaattttttaatgattCCTTATTTCATgacaagaaagaaaagg gtgatgtaataaatgaaaatgcagCATTGCCAAAATCATTGCGTAGACCTGCTGAATCGGGGGAATTTGACAATCAATTTGGAGTGACAgaggatttcaaaaattttgttgcAAAACAGCTGGCTAAATCCCTAGATAG ACGCATCCAAGAGATACAACATGAAAATGCTCCAGAGTCGAATGGTTGGAAAAAGTGCAAGGGTGATTCAGAAGGGATAAAATTATTGACAAATTCAAGGGTACACTTAACTGACATTGAAATAGATGACAGCCAAAATTGCAATGATAATAGGAggcaaaggaaaaaattaaaagttcaGGACAATTCAGTTGAGCGTTTTTCTAAATGTAGAGAAGTTGCAGTTGAACCAGAATGGATCTTATCTAAAGTTGACACCAGGCTGTGGGCAGATAAACG